In Helianthus annuus cultivar XRQ/B chromosome 8, HanXRQr2.0-SUNRISE, whole genome shotgun sequence, a single genomic region encodes these proteins:
- the LOC110872259 gene encoding uncharacterized protein LOC110872259, producing the protein MVLNIFSNFITVDDKRRLVEIFPDPVRKQWNKWELRGLVLLSLTLQTSLIYSGHRRKYIAKRRIRIFIWCAYLLADWIATVALGLLVDRQGNSASSSSNNSNKDYGDLTLMAFWAPFLLLHLGGPDTITAYALADNELWLRHLLGLVVQTAAAIYITLLAWDGSVVSVLTVPMLVCGIIKYGERSWVLMSANREQFRDSVLADQDPGPNYARFMEEFCLKEAEGYYVAAVQVDEGNSPEDDVENTAGAAAPSVPNPDASTLDIADYFFETLKFKRLFVDLILGFHPRDVSQSFFEKQEYNTAFEVIEIELGFAYDVFYTKAPIIYTPFGLFFRLATSFITLSVLLTFVASMNMRPHKHQPEDVVITCILLIGAILLEAYAAISLLFSDWANLWLSHRSSKFPFKRVVSSLQSSQKGKRWSNSMYQYSLIDFCLNHKSSSFQKISKVIPLHKRIKNLWEKWESMLQLKHLTITPELKSFIFNHFKEKSTDTELDLKILNTCRGAVSLRTHKSYGTFKWTVDVEFDHSILIWHIATDLCFNLDKTGEEFKQEWNHYMILSKQLADYMLYILVMCPFMLPIGIGMIRFRDTCAEAMVFFKERNSTSKLEAYEMLGQVSTKVFPATVKGDRSKSVLFEACKLAASLSEMGDSDPGKMWKMVGDVWVEILGYAASQCRGFDHAQQLEKGGELLTHVWLLMAHLGITEHFKIEEGHGRVKLAVT; encoded by the exons ATGGTACTCAACA TTTTCAGTAACTTCATCACTGTGGATGATAAAAGAAGACTGGTTGAGATTTTCCCAGATCCTGTGAGGAAACAATGGAACAAATGGGAGCTAAGAGGATTGGTTCTTCTCAGCCTCACCCTGCAAACTTCACTAATCTACAGCGGTCACCGCAGAAAGTATATAGCCAAAAGAAGGATCAGAATCTTTATATGGTGTGCTTACTTGTTAGCCGACTGGATAGCCACCGTGGCCCTCGGCCTCCTGGTCGACCGCCAAGGGAATTCAGCCAGTTCTAGTTCTAATAACAGCAACAAAGATTATGGAGATCTAACACTCATGGCTTTCTGGGCACCCTTTCTTTTGCTTCATCTAGGTGGGCCGGACACCATCACTGCTTACGCGTTAGCGGATAACGAATTATGGTTAAGACACTTGCTTGGACTCGTGGTCCAGACGGCTGCAGCTATTTATATCACTCTGTTGGCATGGGATGGCAGTGTTGTTTCTGTCCTCACAGTTCCTATGCTTGTTTGTGGGATTATCAAGTATGGTGAGAGGAGTTGGGTTCTGATGTCGGCTAACCGGGAGCAGTTTCGTGATTCGGTTCTTGCAGATCAAGACCCTGGTCCGAATTATGCTAGGTTTATGGAGGAGTTCTGTTTGAAAGAGGCTGAGGGGTACTATGTTGCGGCTGTGCAAGTGGACGAGGGAAATTCTCCGGAAGATGATGTGGAAAACACTGCGGGGGCTGCTGCTCCATCTGTTCCTAACCCTGATGCTAGCACACTAGACATAGCGGATTACTTCTTTGAAACATTGAAGTTCAAGCGGCTTTTTGTGGATCTAATACTCGGGTTCCATCCGCGAGATGTGAGTCAGTCTTTCTTTGAGAAACAGGAATACAACACCGCGTTTGAGGTGATTGAAATTGAACTTGGATTTGCCTATGATGTTTTCTATACAAAAGCACCTATCATATACACTCCTTTCGGTTTGTTTTTCCGGCTCGCTACTTCCTTCATCACGCTCTCGGTGTTATTGACTTTTGTTGCATCCATGAACATGAGGCCACATAAACATCAACCTGAAGATGTTGTGATTACTTGCATATTGCTGATCGGTGCTATTTTGCTTGAAGCATATGCAGCCATATCTTTGCTGTTCTCGGATTGGGCAAATCTATGGTTAAGCCATCGTTCTTCGAAGTTTCCATTTAAGCGTGTAGTCTCGTCGCTCCAGTCTTCACAGAAAGGAAAAAGATGGTCAAACTCTATGTATCAATACAGCTTGATAGATTTTTGCCTCAACCATAAATCCTCATCGTTTCAAAAAATCTCAAAAGTCATCCCTTTGCATAAAAGGATCAAGAACTTATGGGAGAAATGGGAGAGTATGCTCCAGCTTAAACATCTTACAATAACACCCGAACTAAAATCTTTCATCTTTAATCACTTTAAAGAGAAATCTACCGACACAGAATTGGATCTAAAGATCTTAAACACCTGTCGTGGAGCGGTCTCTCTGCGAACCCACAAAAGTTATGGCACATTTAAATGGACGGTTGATGTGGAATTCGATCATAGCATTCTCATTTGGCATATTGCTACTGATCTATGCTTCAATCTAGATAAGACTGGTGAGGAATTCAAACAAGAATGGAATCACTACATGATATTGAGCAAACAATTAGCAGACTACATGTTATATATACTGGTCATGTGTCCTTTCATGTTGCCCATTGGAATAGGAATGATACGGTTCAGAGATACATGTGCAGAAGCCATGGTGTTCTTTAAAGAGAGAAACAGCACAAGTAAACTTGAGGCGTATGAAATGCTGGGGCAAGTGAGCACCAAAGTGTTTCCGGCAACAGTAAAGGGGGATCGTAGTAAGTCGGTATTGTTTGAGGCGTGCAAGCTTGCGGCTTCATTGAGTGAGATGGGTGATTCTGATCCTGGAAAGATGTGGAAGATGGTGGGTGATGTGTGGGTGGAGATTCTTGGCTATGCAGCGAGTCAATGCCGAGGGTTTGACCATGCTCAACAGCTTGAAAAGGGTGGAGAGCTTCTTACTCATGTTTGGCTTCTGATGGCACATCTTGGCATCACTGAACACTTTAAGATTGAAGAAGGTCATGGAAGAGTTAAGCTGGCTGTTACCTAG